In Desulfovibrio sp. UIB00, the sequence ACGTTTCCACGCCGCATAGCTTTGGGGGCGCGGATGCGGGTCGCCGTTGGGCAAATCCTTGTCATCCATGAGCGCCACGGCCATTACAGCCTTTCTGCCATCCGGCTGCGGCCTGTCGCAAAAAAGGTATACGCTGGGGTGTGCGCTTTCCACACCCTGAAACAGTTCTTCCGCAGATGGTTCCGGCAGCAGATAAATGCTTTCGTTTTCATTCAGGCAGTCGCGTGTTTCTGCAAACAGCAGCATGGCGGAACGTGTTTCCGGCAGCTCATTTATGCGGTGCAGGTAGGCCGGACGCATGAGGCCCTTGGGGATCAGCCCCTCAAGCTGCGAAGGATGCCCGGTAAAGAAACAACGCTCGCAGGCAAGGCGGGAACCGTCACCTAACACCACGCCGCGCACGCCCTCGCTCTTGTCGGCCTCAATGCCCACAACAGCAGCGTTGCAACGCACAGTGACCCCAAGCTCGCCAAGGCTCGCAAGAAGCGCCTCAACCAGAGCCAGCCCGCCGCCATGCCACGAACCGCTGGACTGAAAATACGGCCCTGCCACAAGGGAATATTCTTCAAGCGAGGATTCTTCGGGCCGCACGCCGTACAAAAGGCACCGGGTGCCGAGCATGGCCCGCAAGTGGGGAGGAAAGCCCGCAGATTGAGCGTAATCGGACACGCTGCCCGCGCTGTGAAGCGCAAAAGACGGTTCTGACCGCACAGCAGGATTCAGGTAGGGGGAGTGCTCCAGCTCCGCATCCATGCGGTGCAGAAAAGCCTCCATGGCTGGCCCTGCGCCGGGGAATTGCCGTTCAACTGCTTCTGTTACCGCCGCTTGCCCTGCCGGGAGCTGAAAGGCCTTGCCATCGGCAAAGTGGAAGACCTCCGTGCGGCTGGTCGTGATCTGCCGCAAATGCTTTTCTACACCCAGTGCCCGCAGCCAGCGGCGCAAAACACCCCCGGCATGCAGGCCACCGCCACAGTGAAAGCCAGTATCAAAATACAGGCCATCACGCCAGAAACCACGCAGCAATGGGGCAATGCGCGCGCCCGCTTCCACTACGGCAACGTCGTGGCCCTGCCGCGCCAGCAGCAAGGCGGCAGTCAGGCCGGTAATGCCGCTGCCCACGACCACACAGCGCATCAGCCGAGCCTCAAAGCGATACTGGCATTGCTGCCGCCAAAGCCCGCGGCATTATTCAGCACGACTCGCGGGGGTTGCTCCAGCCTGCGGACAAGTACAGGGATGCCAGCGGTATCGTCGTCCGGCCCTTCATAATTTATGGTAGCAGCCGTAAAGCCCGCCTGCGCCATAATGACGGCATAGGCCACCTGCGATGCGCCAGACATCCACAGTTCATGCCCGGTGAGGCTTTTCAGCGCCATGACATCGGGGCAGTCAGCGCCGAAAACGGCACGCAGATTGGCTGCCTCCGCCGCATCGCCCTGAGGGGTGGATGTGGCATGCGCGTTGACAATATCCACATCGGCAGCACTCAGCCCGCTTTCCGCCAGAGCCATACGCATGGCGCGCGCAAGCCCTGTGCGGCTGGGAACGGAAAGGGTCTCTCCATCCGCGCTGCAACCAAAGCCAAGCACTTCTGCCAGAATGCAGGCATTGCGCTTGCGGGCCGTATCGTAATCTTCCAGCAGCAGGGCCGCAGCGCCGCCGCTTGGCACCAGCCCGTCCCTGCCCTTGTCAAAGGGGCGGGAGGCCGACTCCGCAGGGATGCGCACAGAAAAAGCCCCCAGGCCGTCAAAGGAGCAGACAGACGGCCAGTTCATCTCTTGCGCAGCGCCGCAGACCACGCGGTCAAGCCGCCCAAGGCGGATCTGGTCTGTTGCCTGGCCGATGGCATATGCTCCGCTGGCGCAGGCGGCGCTTACCGTCCAGCTTGGGCCGGTATTGCCAAGCAGTACATTGAGATTCATGGTGATGGTGGAATTCATGCAGCGGAAAACATGGCCGCTGCCCATGCCGGAAGTGCAGCCAGCCTCCTGAAGCGCAGCCTGCTGGTCAACTACAGACTGCACTGTGGAATCATTGCCAAAAACAAGGCCGCACCTGTCCGAGCGCAGGTCTTCGGGTGCAAGCCCGGCCTGCTCCAGGGCATCCAGGGTTGCCGCATGCGCCTGAATGGCAAAATCCGACATGCTTTTGCGCTGCTTTCTGTTAAGATGGCGCGCGCAATCAAAACCGTCTATGCGCCCGGTAAGTGGGCTGCGAAACCCATACTCCAGCCGTTGCGGGTCGGCAACTATGCCGGAAATTCCATTATACAGGGCGCTGGCGATCTGCTCGCGGCTAATGCCCAGAACAGATACAAGCCCCACGCCAGTTATGACAACTCGCCGCATCGGGCCTCACATGTACAGTCCGCCGTTAACAGACAGCACCTGCCCAGTAACGTAGGAAGAGAGGTTGGAACATAAAAATCGCACGCATCCCGCCACTTCTTCCGGCAAACCCGGTCTGCCAAGGGGCACGCTTTTCATATATTCATCCACGGGCAGCCCGGCCGTCATCTCTGTGCTGATAAAGCCAGGGGCCACGGCATTAACGAGCACGTTGCGCCGCCCAAGCTCGCGGGCAAGGGCGCGCGTTGCGCCGATAAGACCAGCCTTGGCTGCGGAGTAGTTCACCTGCCCCGCCATACCAGCCTGCCCCGAGGTGGAAACAACATTGACCAAACGCCCCGTGCGCGCCCGCTGCATATGCGGTACAACCTTGCGCGATACATGGAAAAAACCGTTGAGGTGCACACCGATGACGGAATCCCACTGTTCTTCGGACATAAGGCCAAAAACGGTATCGCGCGCAAAGCCCGCGTTGTTTATCAGGGCAT encodes:
- a CDS encoding beta-ketoacyl-[acyl-carrier-protein] synthase family protein, with translation MRRVVITGVGLVSVLGISREQIASALYNGISGIVADPQRLEYGFRSPLTGRIDGFDCARHLNRKQRKSMSDFAIQAHAATLDALEQAGLAPEDLRSDRCGLVFGNDSTVQSVVDQQAALQEAGCTSGMGSGHVFRCMNSTITMNLNVLLGNTGPSWTVSAACASGAYAIGQATDQIRLGRLDRVVCGAAQEMNWPSVCSFDGLGAFSVRIPAESASRPFDKGRDGLVPSGGAAALLLEDYDTARKRNACILAEVLGFGCSADGETLSVPSRTGLARAMRMALAESGLSAADVDIVNAHATSTPQGDAAEAANLRAVFGADCPDVMALKSLTGHELWMSGASQVAYAVIMAQAGFTAATINYEGPDDDTAGIPVLVRRLEQPPRVVLNNAAGFGGSNASIALRLG
- the fabG gene encoding 3-oxoacyl-ACP reductase FabG is translated as MQNSPIALVTGASKGIGKAIALGLAADGFDIWLNYRNDHDAAEAVRDEIEALERKCVLVPFDVADKDAVEAALDPLLATETPYALINNAGFARDTVFGLMSEEQWDSVIGVHLNGFFHVSRKVVPHMQRARTGRLVNVVSTSGQAGMAGQVNYSAAKAGLIGATRALARELGRRNVLVNAVAPGFISTEMTAGLPVDEYMKSVPLGRPGLPEEVAGCVRFLCSNLSSYVTGQVLSVNGGLYM
- a CDS encoding FAD-dependent oxidoreductase, translated to MRCVVVGSGITGLTAALLLARQGHDVAVVEAGARIAPLLRGFWRDGLYFDTGFHCGGGLHAGGVLRRWLRALGVEKHLRQITTSRTEVFHFADGKAFQLPAGQAAVTEAVERQFPGAGPAMEAFLHRMDAELEHSPYLNPAVRSEPSFALHSAGSVSDYAQSAGFPPHLRAMLGTRCLLYGVRPEESSLEEYSLVAGPYFQSSGSWHGGGLALVEALLASLGELGVTVRCNAAVVGIEADKSEGVRGVVLGDGSRLACERCFFTGHPSQLEGLIPKGLMRPAYLHRINELPETRSAMLLFAETRDCLNENESIYLLPEPSAEELFQGVESAHPSVYLFCDRPQPDGRKAVMAVALMDDKDLPNGDPHPRPQSYAAWKREATARLQAYIEQRLPELAGRWRILDAASPLTMRHWVYGATGSLYGVQHYLGAMPMLPVTRLPGLFLAGQNILLPGVLGGMVSAALAVGFSFGHDNVLKEFRECAESE